atggttattgtggcctagttttaaaaaatagctTATTGCGGCCAcaagcaaaccacggaaaaagaactgcactgactactagcaaacaaataaacaagacaacaaggaaataaataagcaagcaacttacgctaggctatcacggctattacacatattacatccactgggcatcaaagttcgccaccagtgcaaatatagggaacaaagcagcatatcatatacactggttgtcaaagttggcgaccagtgcaaataaacgccgaagcaaaacaagtccagaactgaaaccacttcagaagagctctaGAAACAATATACTCGCTAccaataatgctggcaagatgcttagcaagcttattaactttctcttgtttggcgcttaaatcctccagcacttgctgttgcttcagaaagtatgcatctgaattctgcagggacttcctcagtccttcggcttcctgtcgcataacatctgatcaaatgtctttcaacttgaagttgagactcaagaagccgaactgattcaagaagcgagttcgaagagctggtgccagcagtagtagccagtaactcgaatgctacatcaagacaggactttggtgttgtttcagtgtcttcaatatagtttttatcagctttcttggagacccaCACAGAtgcctcactatcttgaaccttatctgcattacttcctttaccattgcataacggggtactcttctccaatattttatccgcgttctaaaagagaaacaaacaaacacatcacaggtttatcATGTTGTataaaactcattttggtaaaccagttcagtagtaaggtggacaagataacaacatgaaacaaacatatatctatgtagtatgttcactgtatggtctatatccaCTAGTACAGCAAGCTGCTAAACAAACGGtctttaacccctttccgcgacggcatttggaaccgtcgccaagtgagtgtgggcgatagggggggtccttcccacacgacccagaaaccgtcggggatatgccctcctggcacacacgctcggcaaaatgaggtcgtgtgtcaCTGGTGAGCACtgaaatacagaaatacgtacagtagtgctaaaaaatacaattatacaggcgaaataatttccggtcataagtacatcccacacagtcagccagcggtaaacgttttcgttcgtatacatcccacacagtcgctccaaggaaaacgtttctgttcgcaagaacatcacacacaattttcccggttaaatcatttgtgatagcgtttccattgcgcacgatattaacaattttatcatttgcgttattgaattcatcacacacggtgcctagaagaaaatgtgtgtcaagggctgtccatcacacacagtttttatgtggtaaacgtttgcgccaggtggcctaacgcaaacagttttcaagaggatgtcgtgtgcaattgttcattaatctaacacggtttattcctagaaactgtgtgcgttattgaatgcatcgcacacggttttttctcaataaccgtttgcaatagaaaaacccaattagcaggctaattatctgattattcataatccatttattaatctaattgacatttcatattaagcacacaatatatttcattttcataattgaaatacatcagagtacaacatcacactagtagaaaaagggtcaaatgtcaagcacattagtgccggtttgcttttgagccggcactaatgtgtgcattagtgccggttccaacggctagccagccgctttcattagtaccggttcgtggccgacctttagcaccggtttgtgccacggaccggtactaaagtgagtggtggcagaatgttgtcagtccggggcccgtccagcacctttagtgccggttcatggcacgaaccggtgctaaaggtcgtcctacataagcccttcgtccacccgagctcgctctgttcttcccctttcccctctcctctctgttcttcccctcttcctctcgagctcatcacacattttgcccaaaatttgtcaagatttgaaggcccccatccattcaaatgatcacaaaggttagcaactttgtcctttcatctctcattgctatattagctcttgcaatgctttgtatagtgattaatttatgagtttagtaatttggtagaaaatatatgtgctagtatttgatttatatgcaatttgtggtcaaaactaacacttagtttgcatatgtaggtgtggtttacttagtgccttctaaatctccgtcgtaaccacagtcgatcgcccgcaccgttccgtcgccggcaccaccttgtggtgagcctcttgttcatgaatgttttacattaccaaattgatgtttgtgtgatttggatatatagttactcgtataattatcttacccgtacgttgtttgttatacatagtgccatggttttgatatccgtccccgtcggccctcgtccttgttatgattcggatgtggtatattctcttttaaaactagttgttgcatttcgtgtttatgacaaattatgcccatcaagttgacatagatatttttgtctaggaggtttgtgaaccggaaattccaaccgaccctattgtcgagaggttaaatttagttgaaagagaaaacgagtatttgaaagaaaaattgaaaagaattgagggggagaagatggaattggagttgcatgttgccgatgtcgtcgatgatcacaagatcaagatggagaaaatgcgcttgaagattagaaagattagaaaatatgccattgatagtgaggcttggtatcattatgctgttggatcaattgttaccttagttgcgatcttgatcgcatttgttgttgcatttaaattctttagttagagagttatttgtttgttgcatttaagtcttgtatgaactttatgtatgaacttgtattaatttggtctattcggtgttgtgtaatgaagatgagccgacaatggatgtacgatgaccgatgctctcccgagttcattaatggcgtgcaaacttttctgcttgcggctgaggcaaacaagcgggcggatggttttatgccttgtccatgtttagtctgtaagaatgatcacaattactctacgtcaagaaccattcacgtccacctgtttaagtccggtttcatgccccactataatgtttggaccaagcacggagaaagaggggttatgatggaagacaatgaagaagaagaggacgacgacaactatcctggccatgggttccctgaatacgatgatacaacaatgggggaagaagctgagccggcaatgcgggaagaagctgaagaagaggcatcagatgagcccgctgatgatctaggtcgggccattgccgatgcaaagagaaactgcgcaagtgatttggagaagaagaagttgcagcgcatgttagaggatcacaagaaattgttgtacccgaattgcgaagctgacaagaaaaagttgggcaccacactggaattgctgcaatggaaggcagagaatggtgtatctgacaagggatttggaaagttgctggtaatgataaagaatatgcttccaaaggacaacgaattgcccgagagtacgtacgaagcaaagaaggttgtctgccctctagggttagaggtgcagaagatacatgcatgccctaatgactgcatcctctaccgcggtgagtacgaggatttgaacgcttgcccggtatgcggtgcattgcgctataagatcaggcgcgatgaccctggtgatgtcgagggcgagcgccccaggaagaagattcctgccaaggtgatgtggtatgctcctataataccacggttgaaacgtttgttccaaaacaaagagcatgccaaggcgatgcgatggcacagagaagaccgtaagaaagacggaaagttgagagtacccgctgacgggtcgcagtggagaaaaattgagagaaagtacgggaaggagtttgcagatgacgcaaggaacgtatggtttggtctaagcgcagatggcattaatccttttggggagcagagcagcaaccatagcacctggcctgtgactctatgtttgtataaccttcctccttggttgtgcatgaagcggaagttcattatgatgccagtgctcatccaaggccctaagcaacccggcaacgacattgatgtgtacctaaggccattagttgaagaactcttacagctgtggaatggaacaggtgtacgtgcgtgggatgagcacatgggggaagaatttgacctaaaggccttgctgttcgtgaccatcaatgattggcctgctctcagtaacctttcaggacagacaaacaagggataccgcgcatgcacgcactgtttggatgataccgacagtatatatttggacaattgtaggaagaatgtgtacctgggacatcgtcgatttcttccgagcaggcatcccgtaagaaagaaaggcaagcatttcaaaggtgaggcggatcaccggacgaagcctcgccaccgtactggtgctgatgtacatgatatggtcaaggatttgaaggtagtctttggaaagggtcctggcggacaacctgttccgaatgacgctgacggacgcgcacccatgtggaagaagaaatctatattttgggacctgccctattggaaagatctagaggtccgctctgcaatcgacgtgatgcacgtgacgaagaatctttgcgtgaccctgcttggcttcttgggcgtgtatgggaagacaaaagatacacctgaggcacgggaggaccagcaacgtatgcatggaaaagacggcatacatcagggtcatgccagctacgctcttaccaaagaagagaaggaaatcttctttgaatgcctgctcagtattaaggtaccgtctggcttctcgtcgaatataaagggaataataaacatggcagagaaaaagttccagaacctaaagtctcatgactgccacgtgattatgacgcaactgcttccggttgcattgagggggcttctaccggataacgttcgattagccattgtgaagctatgtgcattcctcaatgcaatctctcagaaggtaatcgatccagaaatcataccaaggttagagaatgatttggtgcaatgtcttgtcagtttcgagttggtgttcccaccatccttcttcaacatcatgacgcacgtcctagttcacctatgcgaagagattagcgttttgggtcctgtatttctacacaatatgttcccctttgagaggttcatgggagtcttaaagaaatatgttcataaccgtgctaggccagaaggaagcatctccaagggccatgaaaatgaggaggtcattgagttttgtattgactttattcctgaccttaagccgattggtgttcctgaatcgcggcataagggcagactggatggaaaaggcacgctaggagggaatcaaaaaatatgtatggacggacattctctcactgaagcacactacacagttatacagaattccgccttggtggctccgtatatggacgaacacaagaattttctacgctccaaacacccggagcggtctgatgactggattacacgtgaacaaaccaggagtttcgccggctggttgcagacacgtaccatgcatgacgcctctattgaagatgacctgtactcgctgtcccagttaccatcttcgaatataatgactttcaaagggtacgagataaatggtaatacattttacacgatcgcccaagataagaagagcaccaaccaaaacagtggtgtccgctttgatgcaacaaccaagacgggaaaggaaacatattatggttacatagaggagatatgggaacttgactatggacgtgatttgaaggtccctttgtttcggtgcaaatgggtcaatatgacacgatatggggtaacggaagacccgcagtatggaatgacaacagtggatctcaacaatcttgcgtatgcagacgaaccattcgtcctagctaatgatgtggcacaggttttctatgtgaaggatatgtctaccaagccgagaaaaagaaaagataaggaagcgaatgcatcatacgatgagccaaagcgccacatagttctttctgggaagagaaacatcgtgggagtggatgacaagacagacatgtcagaagattatgaaaagtttgatgaaattgctccattcacagtgaatattgacccgagcatccagttaaatgatgaagattttccatggctacggcgcaaagggacatacgcgaagaaaaagtttcacacccaaagatctgggatgtgatcggcttcactatcatcactttcttctgtgtttcacacccaggagggaatctctgtaatagttagggtagttatgtgttttggcatttgaaacgcgaagaaattttatgtgcaaacaaattctttcatgcatttactgattttttcagctaaatgaccctgaaattgaaaagcatttcaaatgaactcagaaaaggttgaaagttggcatggtatcataatttcacccacatagcatgtgcaaaaaagtagagagggttaccgcaaaaactggatgcacttcgtgtataaaatggacaatctctttcgaagtatcagggtttcggacgaaaactcatccgttacaaagggatttcattttttaaataacctaagcattaccaaattgaatataatgataaaacacactaatattaaacataagaaaaaagaatcactgaaaatctattttcaaagttaagttattcacaaactagtgattcacacaaatttcaaataattcaaaatgtaaactattcaaatttgtaaactaccggcactaacagaaagtttgtaattttttgtacctaaagcaaaaatattcccaaagaaactctaaatacagcaaaaaacaactcaaaaataaataaaccaaaaataaagaaagcaaaaaaattaagaaaataaaaaagcccacctactgggccagagcgggctgcatacgactagaaacccaacctgtagttgggccaggatgcaggcccgcaagcccagtaggcccacaggcagagtaggagaggtaggcccagaaggcctgctattgagaggagctcaatgcagtgcccgcgtccgggcttataaactggtcctggcgctcctcaactagcgaggtgggactaaacttctgtgCCCCTCGCTTgtcagcgcacaccctttagtaccaccctttagtaccggttggtgccaccacccggtactaaaggtgggtgcTTCCcgtcgcttggcctggccaaaatcgacctttagtaccggttcgtggctccaaccggtactaaaggaccatcctatataagaaacacttacgaaaatttcgtcagtttcctcccacttctctctgcttcatcgccgccgccccatcccgcgccgtcgccgccgccttcgcgcCGTCCCCTTCgactccgcgccgcccccgtcctcgtcgcgccgtccgcgtcgccggcccgtccccatccccgcaccggcccgcgtcCCCGTCCTCGCTCCGGcccgcgtcgccgtcgcctcgacctcgcccgcgctgtgagccactgtcccccctctcctctccttccaATCAAAGCTGCCGTgcgcgccgccggcgccgtcgccTTGGCTCGCCGTCGCCATTGCCTACAcacacaacacatacacacacaccatacacacacatacacaattttTGTTCTCGCTTTAGTTTTTAGTTTGTctatttttagtttttagtttttctgttattagttattagttattagttttttcagttttttctgtattaatgttatagaaatgttagttatatagaaaggttagttatatatagaaatgttagttttttctgtattaatgttatagaaatgtttgttatatagaaatgttaaagaaaaattagttatacaattttagttatagaaatgttagaaatgttagttttagatatggtcgatgttttttagtttattatatttttagttataaaatttagaatttgcatataagaaatcacaatccaatcatttaaaaaatgttactttacttttgcggcatatagtatttgttgtcgacgatgcccggcccgcatcctcgccgtcgacccgttcgcgacgacgtcctgcttcagaggacccatgtccgggattgggctccgccgggctggcactgggaggtgctacctggaggggcgcgacgcttggtgaggaacccggcctcgggtcccgtcgtcgaccctgatctcctttggtggcgttcgcgtgggccacattcggtgcagagggagccggccccgccggaggtggtgcgtcgtcgtgtcagggaggaggacgagcacgtccatcgctacatggctgctatggacgtcaggttctccaatacctggcaggttctttgggcagatgaccggagatatgatcctgtgatggttccttgtctttgggtgtccaccgcccgcgccccaggaaccgcgagtggcctagattcttctatagtattcgatctttattagctacctagccagtgatgtattcgagattatatattatttgagacgatgtattcgagattatatattattcgagacgatgtattcgagattatatattattcgagacgatgtattcgagattatatattattcgagacgatgcatattatgtactatatgattcagtttttccttattgattgcatccatgcattgtaatttgaatactaaattgttttatatttcttctgtattagttaaataaaagctatggcggacaataccggcagagagggagaagaggccctgttcgagatcatacgcagccctagcaggccagatgatctgaatgaagcaaatgacggctcccaatatctgaacaataccggggagggtgatgataagatattcgatctcgacgaccgagctgatgaagtcatgaactatgattatgattatgatgacgcagacaatgattatgatgacgaatacaatgttgatcttgaaataacaaagactaccggcgaggtatatttatataagcaggcatctagtgatcatcacatgtttttttatttgaagatatattaacgaatcgatctttcttctttcagccctccggatcgagcaaatctgcttctacagacagcaggacaaagcgcggcccgagcaaaaagttgaaggagggtgtaaagtacaacatcgattccatcaaagctagtggcgaacccctcacgcctaagaacattgcgagcaagttcgttcgtcagtgcggagttcttgtgaaggaccaactcccgatctccattcaagaatggaaagagccaaaaactaaacgcccagatgttacttgggtcgacgacagagcaaaacaaaagctttgggaatctctgatggaacatttcaccctaccagattatttcactgatgcagatgtgcagaaagtcaaggacgctgctcttaagaagatggcaattgcattcaacacccacaagaaaactgtatgggccaactacctcgctgcagaaaggaagactccagaattcaagggaacactggagaagcaaagagaacactggcccgctttcgtgaaattcaaggaatcagaattatctaaggaacggtcgagaaaaaacaaggccaatgccgcaaaaaagacgcagttccataggctgggtccaggtggctacgcggtggcaatgcctaagtgggataagtctgagcaagagatggaggatgcaggggtcactccggttactaggagctggccccccaggtgcagaacttggttctatgcgcatggggggcgttggacccgaagacaggcctggtttcgaagaaggcaagtctaaaaggagcagaacaaaagttacttgacgcaatagaagatgctcgaaagggggtgttcacgcccaacagagagaacgacgagcttacgcgcgccctgggaaatcctgaacacccgggaagaacacgaggcaagggcgttattccctggtatgagggcttttcggaatggaacgacgactacaggacccgtgcaagaaagaagatggaggaggagaagaagaggaagctggaggaggagcagaggaagcaggacgcggaacgccttcaaggcctagaagcaaggcacgcggacttggcactcaaattccagcagcagcagcagcagcagatcgactcacttagccaggaaagggggtctcagcagcggcagcagcaagcggatgatcatccagcattggatagcaccgtcccatccatgccgagaagcagcgttggttccgccccgggcgacgcactgctggatacataccctgtggatgacatcatagagaacactaactgtgagctacacttcaaaatgaagaacatatccatgaaggtggcgaacgccgttgcttttacaattacccccgaagcaaccttccattgcgccccgattccagcgggctatgctcgtgtcttggttgatgaggtggtgggcccatattcggggctagagcttgacattcctggaggtgacgacgagcaaacactgggagaggccatacatcgtttcatcctatggaaaaaggattgcatcatctttcgaagtccaccgacaccgcgtctgccgactcctcctcgaagtccgccaccgtgtcagcagactcccgctcctccaagtccacgaacgcgtgagcagactcctgcttcaagtccggcacagcgtcaggccactcctcctgtttcaagtctgacaccgtgtcaggccacacctcctgcttcaagtccggcacagcgtcaggccacacctcctgcttcaagtccgacaccgtgtcaggccacacctcctgcttcaagtccggcacagcgtcaggccactcctcctgctccaactaagccacgtcagccgtctccgccgcctaagcaatcgcagaagagacacgccgcagctatggtgcgtagcggtacgagtcgaggtagtacagaaagtacaggcggagacaagcgatataaatatggtccaagcagcctcgctcctcttcctcagaggccttacgacatgaccgaggagcaaaacgatgcaatagtgcgggccgaagtggacgctcattttcgaccgaaaccggcaacgccgccgagggagaaagtgcctgaggaaaagattgaccacttcattcgtatggctagaccaccagctcccaagcctgttgactcagactatgagcgccaaatcaggaaggcacatcgagcacgactacagaaagaagcgagctcgagctcgagccaacaagcagctgtcaaaaaatgcgggaaaaccgttccccagctgggagaacaggcggcgcaatcgacccccccccccgcttgttgtgccaacaacacatgagagtacgcgcgcccaatattattgtgggcaaaccgtttacgttcccgagctgggcgatgtggtaataaccgaggagcatataatgcaggctgaaatgctcaagatcactgttggacaactcctcgatatcgagcccatgcctccgcttagagaggaggaaataaaacggaaatatgtccggggccaacctttggtcgagcccgaggaggtcaagaacctcccaacgagaatgtatgaattgcatgattggtacatgaaaattaccaagatttccaatcgagagtccctcatggtgcaagtcgaggaagatcattacttccataagaaagctctggccgttgagtattcagaactatttcagttattcaatcaagatgcactcgacaaatctatcgtcagttgctattgtctgtaagtgatttctttctgtaatttaagtctcaagctagctctagtgctcattgattgatcattaattacctgtaattatatatcctcactatatattcttttctgtggtattatgcaggatgaagatgtatgaaatgaaaaaagctggacgctatggcattgggttcattgacccaaataccgttaatgaatacacatggaaattggaatggtgtagacaagatgtagagaaaacatgctagagttcttgaagcgcctcaatagcaatgaagatatactacttccttacaacttcgagtgagtcacactgtcttgtactacaaattctgtttttgcttactagctacatgttaataagtgtatagggtttagggttatagttgattagtgttatgcacatgcccgcttaatttatacatgcaaacgtatgcgcatgcagcttccactggatcttgttagacattaaagttgacgaaggaaaagttgaagtactggactcac
This window of the Triticum aestivum cultivar Chinese Spring chromosome 5D, IWGSC CS RefSeq v2.1, whole genome shotgun sequence genome carries:
- the LOC123124886 gene encoding uncharacterized protein gives rise to the protein MSRQWMYDDRCSPEFINGVQTFLLAAEANKRADGFMPCPCLVCKNDHNYSTSRTIHVHLFKSGFMPHYNVWTKHGERGVMMEDNEEEEDDDNYPGHGFPEYDDTTMGEEAEPAMREEAEEEASDEPADDLGRAIADAKRNCASDLEKKKLQRMLEDHKKLLYPNCEADKKKLGTTLELLQWKAENGVSDKGFGKLLVMIKNMLPKDNELPESTYEAKKVVCPLGLEVQKIHACPNDCILYRGEYEDLNACPVCGALRYKIRRDDPGDVEGERPRKKIPAKVMWYAPIIPRLKRLFQNKEHAKAMRWHREDRKKDGKLRVPADGSQWRKIERKYGKEFADDARNVWFGLSADGINPFGEQSSNHSTWPVTLCLYNLPPWLCMKRKFIMMPVLIQGPKQPGNDIDVYLRPLVEELLQLWNGTGVRAWDEHMGEEFDLKALLFVTINDWPALSNLSGQTNKGYRACTHCLDDTDSIYLDNCRKNVYLGHRRFLPSRHPVRKKGKHFKGEADHRTKPRHRTGADVHDMVKDLKVVFGKGPGGQPVPNDADGRAPMWKKKSIFWDLPYWKDLEDQQRMHGKDGIHQGHASYALTKEEKEIFFECLLSIKVPSGFSSNIKGIINMAEKKFQNLKSHDCHVIMTQLLPVALRGLLPDNKYVHNRARPEGSISKGHENEEVIEFCIDFIPDLKPIGVPESRHKGRLDGKGTLGGNQKICMDGHSLTEAHYTVIQNSALVAPYMDEHKNFLRSKHPERSDDWITREQTRSFAGWLQTRTMHDASIEDDLYSLSQLPSSNIMTFKGYEINGNTFYTIAQDKKSTNQNSGVRFDATTKTGKETYYGYIEEIWELDYGRDLKVPLFRCKWVNMTRYGVTEDPQYGMTTVDLNNLAYADEPFVLANDVAQVFYVKDMSTKPRKRKDKEANASYDEPKRHIVLSGKRNIVGVDDKTDMSEDYEKFDEIAPFTVNIDPSIQLNDEDFPWLRRKGTYAKK